The window GAAGGCGGGCCCGCGCGCCCGGGGCGCGGCGATGGCCTCCGACGCCTTCTTCCCGTTCCCCGATGGCGTCGAAGCGGCAGCGGCGGCCGGGGTGACCGCTGTGATCCAGCCGGGCGGCTCCATCCGGGATGCGGAGGTGATCGCCGCGGCCGATCGCCTGAGGCTGGCCATGGTCTTCACCGGCCGCCGGCATTTCCGGCATTAGCCTCCGGGCAGGAGGCTGGAGAATGAAGACAAGGAGGATGCACATGGGGGAGATGGTCTGGGATTTCGAATCCGTGTTATCCCTTGCGGAGGCCTATCTGGAGAAACGGATGGCCATCTACATGGAGCGGTGGCTGCAGGCCCGGGGCTATCGCCTGCTGATGCCGATCGCCTCGCTGCCGGTCGATTCGGAAGCGGAGATCGATGGGGTCACCCGGATTCAGGACGCTTCAGGAAACACGGAATGGGTGCTGGTCTCGGTGCGGATGAAGGTCAGGCGACGGGATTTCGAAACCTTCGCGGGCGTGCTCCAGCGCCAGAAGATCCGGGACCTGCTGAAGACCTACGGGATCACCGGGAAAGCCCGGCCCTTCATCTTCGGGATCGCCATGGAATGGGGGGTCGAGGAGAAGGCCCGCCGCCATGGGATCGGGCTGGTGATGGATGAGCGAGGGGAGATCGTATCCGCGGAGGTCTGGGAGCTGTGAAGCCGTCTTCACGAGCTGGGGGGACGCCGCAGGCGTCCCCCCAACTTTTCACTCGGCGTAGATCCGCACGTAGCGGTTCGGCTCCTTCCCGTAGCTGTGGGAGATCAGGTTATACTGGCGGGCCAGCAGATGCTGCTGGCGTCGGATGTAAGCGTTCTGCGGCGAGAGATCCACGTAGCGGGCCTCCCCGTTGAGGATCTTCTGGATCGCCGCCTCCGCCTCCTCCAGGGCGCGGGCCAGCTGCGGATCCTCCTCCCCATCGGCCGGGGCCAGGTTCAGGATGTCCGCCAGGCAGCTCTCAATCTGGGTCACCGTGTTCGAGCGGACCACGTAGATGGGGATCCCGCGGCCCTCCGCCTCGGTGAGCGCCCGCGGATGCCGCCGGTAATGGGCCTTGGTGGTGATCACCACGTCCGCCTCGTGGATCTGCTCCACCACCTGGATGGGCGTCCCGAAGACGCTGGCGGCGCGCTGGAGCCGGTTGCGGGCCAGGCCTAACGGATACACCCGCAGCGGCCGGCGCGGCCCGTTGCCCGAGGGGGCCGGGGCGGCCCATGGCGATGGGGGCAGTCCCTCCTGCTCCTCCTCCAGGTCAAAGGCCCCCACTCGCTCGGCGCTCACCCGCGGGGGCTGCGGGGGTTCCCCGGGGGAGATGGGGGTGGTGGCGATGATCTCGCCCCGCCAGAAGGGGAGGGGCGACTTCCCCACCATCACCGCCCGTCGGAACCTCGGCTTCTCAATGTGGATCCGCCCCTCCTCATCCCGATAGCGCAGCTCCACATCCGGCTGCTGGCCCCGCAACAGGGCGTCCACGCTGGCGGCCACGTCGTGGTGGACCAGCAGGCGCTGCCGATCCTGGATCTCGATGAGCACATCGAAGGTGGGAGGCGCCCGGCGCTCCAGGACCGTCTTCTGGGTGCCGCGCCGTCGGGCCTCCTCGTCCGAGAGGGTCACGCTCTCCACCCCTCCCACCAGGTCGGAGAGGGTGGGGTTCATCAGCAGGTTCTCCAGGGTGTTCCCGTGGGCGGTGGCGATCAGCTGCACTCCCCGCTCGGCGATGGTGCGGGCGGCGATGGCCTCCAGCTCCCGCCCGATCTCATCGATGATGATGACCTCGGGCATGTGGTTCTCCACCGCCTCGATCATCACCTCGTGCTGGAGGCTGGGCTTGGGCACCTGCATGCGGCGCGCGCGGCCCACCGCCGGATGCGGGATGTCCCCATCCCCGCCGATCTCGTTGGAGGTGTCCACAATGATCACCCGCTTATGCTCTGCCAGGACCCGCGCCGCCTCCCGCAGCATCGTGGTCTTTCCCACGCCGGGGCGGCCCAGCAGGAGGATGCTCTTCCCCGAGAGAATGATGTCCTTGATGATCTCGATCGTCCCGTAAACCGCCCGGCCGACCCGACAGGTCAGGCCGATGATGTTCCCTCGCCGGTTGCGGATGGCGCTGATCCGATGCAGCGTCCGCTGGATCCCCGCCCGGTTGTCCGCATCGAACTCCCCGATGCGGGAGACCACATACTGGATATCCGCTTCGGTCACCTCCCGGGCGCACAGGGTGACCTCGCCATCCGTGTAACGGGCCTCCGGATAGCGCCCCAGGTCCAGCACCACCTCCAGCAACGCCTCGTTGCGGTTGCGATCCCGGACCGCCTGGGCGATGTCCGGAGGCAACACGTTGAGCAACGCTTCCAGGTCGTCTGTGATCTGAAATTGCGTCATTCTCGCGATCCTGC is drawn from Thermoflexus hugenholtzii and contains these coding sequences:
- a CDS encoding R3H domain-containing nucleic acid-binding protein; translated protein: MTQFQITDDLEALLNVLPPDIAQAVRDRNRNEALLEVVLDLGRYPEARYTDGEVTLCAREVTEADIQYVVSRIGEFDADNRAGIQRTLHRISAIRNRRGNIIGLTCRVGRAVYGTIEIIKDIILSGKSILLLGRPGVGKTTMLREAARVLAEHKRVIIVDTSNEIGGDGDIPHPAVGRARRMQVPKPSLQHEVMIEAVENHMPEVIIIDEIGRELEAIAARTIAERGVQLIATAHGNTLENLLMNPTLSDLVGGVESVTLSDEEARRRGTQKTVLERRAPPTFDVLIEIQDRQRLLVHHDVAASVDALLRGQQPDVELRYRDEEGRIHIEKPRFRRAVMVGKSPLPFWRGEIIATTPISPGEPPQPPRVSAERVGAFDLEEEQEGLPPSPWAAPAPSGNGPRRPLRVYPLGLARNRLQRAASVFGTPIQVVEQIHEADVVITTKAHYRRHPRALTEAEGRGIPIYVVRSNTVTQIESCLADILNLAPADGEEDPQLARALEEAEAAIQKILNGEARYVDLSPQNAYIRRQQHLLARQYNLISHSYGKEPNRYVRIYAE